A window of the Schistocerca nitens isolate TAMUIC-IGC-003100 chromosome 5, iqSchNite1.1, whole genome shotgun sequence genome harbors these coding sequences:
- the LOC126260073 gene encoding serine palmitoyltransferase small subunit A: MLEKIWKLLSYWYLQYELVTCMYVFEPWEKKLLNGMIVLIVALICYSSYVYLPHYTMSLLAHFRIFDSSSLGVDYHYTNNRDR, encoded by the exons ATGCTTGAGAAAATCTGGAAACTGTTGTCATACTGGTACCTACAGTATGAACTCGTTACGTGTATGTACGTTTTCGAGCCATGGGAAAAGAAGTTACTGA ATGGGATGATTGTTCTCATTGTAGCACTTATTTGCTATTCGTCGTATGTTTATCTACCACATTACACAATGTCGCTGCTGGCACATTTCAGGATTTTTGACAGCAGTAGCTTAGGAGTTGACTATCACTACACAAATAATAGGGATAGATAA